Sequence from the Psilocybe cubensis strain MGC-MH-2018 chromosome 10, whole genome shotgun sequence genome:
TGCGATCGTACGTTACTCGCTAAAATGTTCCGAATTAGGAAATGTGATCTCAATGTGCATCATCTGGCGGCATGGCCTTCTCAGTACGCATAATTTTGGGCGTCAGTCCTCTCAATTCCGCCGTCAATGATCAGAGATTCGTTTTCGGGGTTCCCGAAGCGCAAAAATCCGGACATGCTGCATCTTATACCATCTCTACATCTCTATATTCCAATAGTGCTCAGTAGCACTGCTAGATAATTTGAGAGTAGAGATCATTAAGGTGTACCGAGTTTCATCCCGCGGAGCTCCGTCGGTTTCCAGCGCCCTGGAGACGAAACGACCATCCACAAAATAACTACTGAACATCCCAAAAACTACTACTAATATGTGTATGCTACTGATCCAACATAAGAGAGTCAGACACACCACAAGTGGGATGTGATCTATGCATATGCATGGCGCTACAGAGTACAGAGATCCCCCTATGTGTTATGACTTAGCAGACCCAGGTAGTTCCTATATATGTTGGTTGATCAATCTAAATCGTCGGGGTTGCATGAGTGAGGGGACATCAAATGGAGCGGCGCTGTGAATGCCTGTATATGCATAGCCAGAACATAAGCATGTGGAAGTCGGGATTATTGCGCTCGCAAACCGCATACCCCTCATCGTACGTCGGTGTGCGTTTACTGTAATGCGATCCCGACCCAAATTAGTGATACGTGAGCATTCTCCCATCAGTTTCTCCCGTGAGATTCTCCCCCAGCGGAATCGGAGCTCTGCGGTTGCAACGTACTTGCATATGTAGGCGGGGACGCAAGGCTGTATGAATGCCCGTGCCGCGCATACGGTAAAAAAGACGACAAGGTGCATGTATAGATTTGGAATGCAGAACTCACTATTGTCCCAATCTCCCCTGTTGATTATAACTTGCCCTCCATACAGAACCAGGATGTCAGAGAGGCCGTTGACGTGATACCGCTTTGTGGTATCTGAAACTGGCTGATCATTTGAATTGGGAAAAGAGCATGAGATGCCGGAGGAGATGGGGATGGGCAGAACACATGGGCACACAGTaaaaggaaaagggaaaattaaagcaaaaagcaaaagaaaacaaaacagaaaattaaaagtaaaagaaaaagagaaagagaaaacaagAGTCAAGAAACGCACTAAAAATGTATGTTACTTAATGATGTGGAAGATGGGATCATATTGCGCTCGCAAACCACATGCACGCCCCTCATCGTACATCGGTGTGCGTTTACTGTAATGCGATCCAGACCAAACTAACGCTCCACCACACTGTCTATGCACCTGAACGTTACATTGAATGTTTGTCTGTCGATTGATTACACAGGGATAAATTGTTCAATGTGTAGTGCGAACGGGTTTTGCTGGCTTCCGAAACGATTCGAGAGACGGGTCTAATGCTTGTGCGCACGGGCCAGGCGCCAGCGCAGCATCGATCCCGCGGTGCGATGCAACGTACTTGGATGTGCAGACGGGCCGGGGTGGGTGTAGGCCCGTACCGCCGCACACGGTATAAAAAAAACGACAAGGTCTGACAAGGTGCATGTATAGATTTGGAATTGGGATGCATAACTCACTATTGTACCAATTCCTCCTGTTGATTATAATTTGTCCTCCATAACCGGATCACAGAGGTCGTAATATCGCTTTGTGGCATCAGAAACTGGCTGTTCATTCGAATTGGCAGGATATAGCATGAGATGAgaggggatggggatgggctGCACACCCGCGCACACGTTAAAAAGCAAAGGGAAAAATaaaggaaaaaggaaacGGAAAtgagaaagcaaaagaagaaaaaacacGCAAAGTTACAgtaaaaggaaaagaaaagaaaagagtcaAGAAACGCACTAATTATATACGTACCACGGTCCAAAAACAAAGCAGCCAACAACGTGCGCGAAACCGTTGGTTCATAAACTTTTACATTACATCTCCGAGTTTACTTTACATGCACTGTTCACTGTTTACTGATTTGCCGGAGGCTCGGAGCTGGCTTGGGGTGAAGCTTCGGTGAAATTTACAGCGGAATGTGATCGGTGCATCGATCGGTGATTCGGTGTCATTGATCGTGAAGGAGATGGGATGGGTTAGTTGCGGGAAAGGTCGGGATGGGGTGTTTTTAGgatggattggattggattggatggGTTGTGCGTACGTGCGCAGTGGTGCTGCTCGTACTCTAGTCTCCTACCTACTCCTGAATACCCCAAGAGATGAATCATACATGCATGCATGAGTGAGCCCGAATGCGCATGATATTCGTGTTGCCGTGCTGAATCTGATAATCTGAGCAGACGGGTGGGCCGAGCCTTGGACTGTTGAGATTTTGAGATGCCGGGCGCCCCCGAGTGCCGACGTCCCGGCGCAACGACCCAATTGGTGCGCGGGGCGTCATCGATGGGGTGACGTCGTTTTGGCTTATATTAACCTTGTCCTTCATCGTGAATCCCGCATCATCTCCCCCATCCCCCATAGCCTATCCCAAGCTTTCAGCGAGTTCTGCTTCTGCCTGCTTCAGCTCTCCTCAACTTCTACAGACACGTTTGTACAGGCGCGCCGTGTTgggttgctgttgctgctatTGTTATCGTTATTGGTATTCTTGAACGAGCTTGAGCGGGGGGTGTAGATTCGATCTTGTTgccacatcatcatcatcgttgGCATCATCGTTAGCATCGGCATCGGCATCGTCGGCGACACTGGTCACTGGTCAGtgtcatcagcatcagcagcgGTCAGCTGGATATATATCGGTGCAATCCGTTTTTCGTTTATATCTTCTTTGCCTTCTTCCTCATTCATCCccccttctttctttcctccccccctccctcctcgTTCGTCCTTCTTCCTCACAACACACGCGCGCACACATACATCGAACAACATCAAAACGCTCAGAGCGATAACACACACCCATCCAAAAGCAAAATCTCAATccaatccaaaatccaagtCCAAACCTAACTTAAAATCAAAACCCAACAATGACATCTTTCCGAAACCACCGCATCGTCATCGCCTCGCTCTTCCTCCCCACGACCGCGGTGCTCACCTACTCCTCCCCGCCGACGCCTGACCACGAGCATGAGACGCTCGCGCAGGTGCAGGCGAGGGTCGATGCGGAGCATACGATCCCCGCTGTGTCGTCCCGGCTCGCGGCCGTCGCTGGTGCTAGTGCTGCGGgggctggtgctgctgctgagggGGGTGGAGCGGCCAGTGCTGCAGGGGCGACTGCTACTGCGGctggagcgggagcgggagcagCGACAGCGAAGAAACCGCTCAAACCGGCGCTGGTCACCCGCGGCTCGGCGGTgtcgggtgcgggtgcgggtgcaggtGGTGCATCAGGCCAGAATCAGAGTCAGACGGCGGGGAACACGCATACGAGGCAGTCGAGTTTGAATGTCCCGTTGAAGAGTATTGTGGATGATTTGAAAGATAAGGTGggtgtttttttggttttgattgAAGTGTGGGGTTTTGTGTTAGAGAGGGCGGGTGCTTACGGGtttcttttgtcttttttttctgcgtTCATTTTCATTGCGACGGGTGATTGCTTGCAATCGTCGGTTGATACGATTCGATTGGTATTGGTATGACGTAACACAAACAGAGTCGGCTTGCGACGCCCTCTGCACGCTCGCCGACGAATGagacgacgaatccattcaCCAAGCTCACGCGGTTCGCAGCCgactccaccaccgccggcGATGCCAAGGACACAGCACACACACCGTCCATCACGTCCCCGCTCCCGCGGAAGCACCAGACGACGCACCCGGACACGTCCTCTGTCCCGCGGTTGCGACGGAACAAGTCGCGTTCGACCTCGCGGCGCGCGACGTCCTCTGCGCGCGCGGGGTCTGTGCCGACGTCGCCCTCGGTTGACAGTAATGGCGGGAGTATGATGTATGGTGGTGCGAGTGGTGTCCCGGCATGGCATATGGAGCCGAACCCGCATTGTAATGGTGGGTTGAAGAATGCGGTGGAGAGTGTTGgggagaggatgaagaggaagttgTGGGTGGGCACGTTGGGCACGCCGACGGATGGGTTTGGGGAGGAGCTGAGGAGGGATATTGATGCGCGGATGGTGGCGCAGAGGCAGAGTTTGCCCGTCTGGATCCCGGATGATGAGTTTCAGAGTTGTTATGATGAGTTTTGTCATCAGGTGGGTTTTGCCTGGTTTTCCTTACCCTACAATGAGACttattggttttttttgtagGTCCTCTGGCCGTGCTTGCACTATGCGGTGCCTGATGCGCCCAAGACGAAGCAGTTCTACGAGTCGGCGTCGTATGCGCAGTATCTGTCTGTGAACCAGCGCTTCGCGGCTGTCATCATCAACGCGCACCAAGAGGGCGATATCATCTGGGTGAACGACTACCACCTCCTCTTGCTCCCGCTCCTCTTGCGCATGTCGCTCACGCCTGGCATGCCCACATCCGTCTCGCCACCTTCTTCAGGTAACCCGCACTCTTCATCTATAAGCGCACCGAGCCATATATCCGGTCTTCcaccctcttcctcgtcgtcaaacCCGTTCCTCATCACACGTACCTCATCAGAGAATGGGAACGAGGGAGAGCGCCGAACACCGAGTATCCCACCTTCAACCCCCATCGGGTTCTTCATGCACGTCGCGTTCCCCTCGTCGGAGATATTCAGATGTCTCTCGGTGCGCAAGGACCTGTTGAGGGGCATGCTTGGAGCGGATCTGGTTGGGTTCCAGACGGGGAGTTATGCGAGGCATTGGAGGCAGACTGTTAGTAGGATATTGAGTTTTGAGGCGTTGCCGAGGGGGATACAGGTGCCggagggagaggggatgGCGGTGGGTGAGTTGGATGTTGGTcttggtggaggtgggggtgcGGGGGAGAGGAAGGGGGAGAATGTGCAGAGAGGACGgtcgggtgcgggtgggagggagaggagtgAGGGCGAGGGCGCGAGGGAGAGTAAAGAGGGAAGAGTGAGAGATGGAGTTGTTGAGAGGGGACGATTTGTCGATGTGGGCGTGTTCCCGATGGGGATTGATGTGAGGCAGTTGCATATTAGAAGGTGAGTTGtaatattttctttctttctttcttttggtATTTTGGGCTatccttttttttggcgGATTTTCCGGAGTtatgatggatggatggatggattaatGGATGGATCGAATCTGGATAGTAGATGGATGGTGGTATTTTTGGTGGGTTTATGTGACGTTGGAGGATAATGCTGATGGGGACGTATTTGGAATTGGAACTGGAACTGGGATCTATGGATTTTCTCGGGGTATGGGTATTTTTGGGATGGTGTGGGGGGTAAGGGGGGTTTAAAGGGGGGGGGCAGATCTAATCTTGAACCCCCAATCGTTATATCCGCGTCGCGTGTCGCGTGGTAAATGGCGGTGctgtttgcgtttgcgtgGGAGTTTATGGATGTTGTCGATCTGGGAAAGTGTGAGATTGTCACGCTGTCGATCTCGCCTTGTTTTGTTTGTGGGTTTCCTTTTTGGTTTGCCTCATTTGGCGATATGGGGTGTTTTTGGTTGTTTGGggatttttctttttgcctttttcgTCGGTTGCTGTTTATGGGATGTGGTGTGGTTGGTTTAGGTTTggtttttttcccttttttgtgttttgtgtggTATACCCGGTTGTTGGTTGTTGATGTTTTGATCTTctggttttggtttggtgcttttttttttttttgtgtggtCGGTTGGGTTGTTGATGAGCTCGCTGACATACTTTTCTCCGTGTTCCTTTTCTTGCCATGGTCTCTTCAATTGTTCTCTGCGTCGTGGTTAATACCCACCTTGAAGACGTGAACCGGAAGTTGCGGAGTGGGTTCAGGTGCTTAAGCAGCGCTATGCGGGCATGAAGCTCGTTGTGGGGAGAGATAAACTAGATGAGATTCAGGTGCGTTTGCAGTGTTTTTGTCTTGTACGAAATGTTTCTGATAAGTTTCCCTT
This genomic interval carries:
- a CDS encoding Putative alpha,alpha-trehalose-phosphate synthase [UDP-forming] 106 kDa subunit, with amino-acid sequence MTSFRNHRIVIASLFLPTTAVLTYSSPPTPDHEHETLAQVQARVDAEHTIPAVSSRLAAVAGASAAGAGAAAEGGGAASAAGATATAAGAGAGAATAKKPLKPALVTRGSAVSGAGAGAGGASGQNQSQTAGNTHTRQSSLNVPLKSIVDDLKDKSRLATPSARSPTNETTNPFTKLTRFAADSTTAGDAKDTAHTPSITSPLPRKHQTTHPDTSSVPRLRRNKSRSTSRRATSSARAGSVPTSPSVDSNGGSMMYGGASGVPAWHMEPNPHCNGGLKNAVESVGERMKRKLWVGTLGTPTDGFGEELRRDIDARMVAQRQSLPVWIPDDEFQSCYDEFCHQVLWPCLHYAVPDAPKTKQFYESASYAQYLSVNQRFAAVIINAHQEGDIIWVNDYHLLLLPLLLRMSLTPGMPTSVSPPSSGNPHSSSISAPSHISGLPPSSSSSNPFLITRTSSENGNEGERRTPSIPPSTPIGFFMHVAFPSSEIFRCLSVRKDLLRGMLGADLVGFQTGSYARHWRQTVSRILSFEALPRGIQVPEGEGMAVGELDVGLGGGGGAGERKGENVQRGRSGAGGRERSEGEGARESKEGRVRDGVVERGRFVDVGVFPMGIDVRQLHIRRREPEVAEWVQVLKQRYAGMKLVVGRDKLDEIQGVRHKLVAFETFLEKYPQYINKVVLIQIALQTSSPNEQAATSSGITEIISRINARFSTLTYTPIVFLHTQDLTFSQYLALLEVADAFVVTSLREGMALRTHEFVECQEGKDREVVEVVDPETGERKEVEAGRHGVLVLSEFTGSYSYSGFRSCIAVNPWDARGTARAIWEALSMGREEARSRWEDLHNHVTTQTAQTFVNSFLNRCIRANTEHTASLLDDVGSGPTILRPLPSPGSPPLSPSSFGPNETSVSVLVGKFKHSRKRMIFVDFEGTLWRRDLSRAAVLADEGEDAPLPEEVERAVSVLGRLAEDTRRNEVWLLSGLKVRGVLEAVARRVPRVGIVAENGCFIKTRGGGLGSGEWINMVSNFNLTWKSSCLEILNYFTERTPGSFIEERQASMVWRYWSGPSTTSSGENPDRQWAQRQAAEAQNHIFDSLGERYGLRIIPGRNSFLVLPNNVSRSTAVGAILHPGGVVRGGHGGGGHHRHHSHSHSHGHGHPMSPSASDISTSLGLSNLSAFNSDGTLTSPTVDASSFDPSTSSLHGSSSSGSGDGAGGGVDVDMLLAVSSDEKLLRRLNEFEGAETVSTSGKGTDAKWRLESEESGRVLGSFVGV